A region of Jaculus jaculus isolate mJacJac1 chromosome 20, mJacJac1.mat.Y.cur, whole genome shotgun sequence DNA encodes the following proteins:
- the Mocs2 gene encoding molybdopterin synthase catalytic subunit — MSSLEISNSCFNRETKSPLSPPSVEGSAPEAARESAEGEERPRDVVKLTAQRLSVDDASRSVLSPLCGAVSLFVGTTRNNFEGKKVIGLEYEAYLPMAENEIRKICGDIRQKWAVRHIAVFHRLGLVPVSEASTIIAVSSAHRTASLEAVNYAINALKAKVPIWKKEIYEESSSCWKRNKECFWAASD; from the exons ATGTCGAGCTTGGAGATCAGCAACTCCTGCTTCAACCGGGAGACGAAATCGCCATTATCCCCCCCATCAGTGGAGGGTAGTGCTCCTGAGGCAGCTAG GGAGAGcgcagagggggaggagaggccCCGGGATGTGGTCAAGCTCACTGCCCAGAGGCTTTCGGTAGACGACGCTTCGCGGTCGGTCCTTTCTCCACTGTGTGGTGCCGTGTCCCTCTTTGTAG GGACTACAAGAAATAACTTTGAAGGCAAAAAAGTCATTGGCTTGGAATATGAAGCGTATCTTCCCatggcagagaatgaaatcagaaagaTCTGTGGTGACATTAGACAGAAGTGGGCGGTCAGACACATAGCGGTGTTCCATCGCCTTGG CTTGGTTCCAGTATCAGAAGCAAGCACTATCATTGCTGTGTCCTCAGCTCACAGGACTGCGTCCCTTGAAGCTGTGAACTATGCCATTAACGCTTTAAAAGCCAAGGTGCCCATATGGAAAAAG gaaATATATGAAGAATCTTCGTCCTgttggaaaagaaacaaagaatgctTCTGGGCAGCCAGTGATTGA